In Rhinopithecus roxellana isolate Shanxi Qingling chromosome 16, ASM756505v1, whole genome shotgun sequence, a single genomic region encodes these proteins:
- the ZBTB43 gene encoding zinc finger and BTB domain-containing protein 43 yields MEPGTNSFRVEFPDFSSTILQKLNQQRQQGQLCDVSIVVQGHIFRAHKAVLAASSPYFCDQVLLKNSRRIVLPDVMNPRVFENILLSSYTGRLVMPAPEIVSYLTAASFLQMWHVVDKCTEVLEGNPTVLCQKLNHGSDHQSPSSSSYNGLVESFELGSGGHTDFPKAQELRDGENEEESTKDELSSQLTEHEYLPSNSSTEHDRLSTEMASQDGEEGASDSAEFHYTRPMYSKPSIMAHKRWIHVKPERLEQACEGMDVHAAYDEHQVTESINTVQTEHTVQPSGVEEDFHIGEKKVETEFDEQADESNYDEQVDFYGSSMEEFSGERSDGNLIGHRQEAALTAGYSENIEMVTGIKEEASHLGFSATDKLYPCQCGKSFTHKSQRDRHMSMHLGLRPYGCGVCGKKFKMKHHLVGHMKIHTGIKPYECNICAKRFMWRDSFHRHVTSCTKSYEAAKAEQNTTEAN; encoded by the coding sequence ATGGAGCCTGGAACAAACTCTTTTCGGGTAGAATTTCCtgatttttccagcaccattctACAGAAACTGAACCAGCAGCGCCAGCAGGGACAATTATGTGACGTCTCCATTGTTGTCCAAGGCCACATTTTCCGGGCACACAAAGCCGTTCTTGCTGCCAGTTCACCCTACTTTTGTGACCAGGTACTCCTGAAAAACAGCAGGAGAATTGTTTTGCCTGATGTGATGAACCCAAGAGTGTTTGAGAACATTCTCCTATCCAGCTATACAGGACGTCTAGTAATGCCCGCTCCAGAAATTGTTAGTTACTTGACAGCGGCAAGCTTCCTCCAGATGTGGCATGTGGTAGACAAATGCACTGAAGTTTTAGAGGGAAACCCTACAGTCCTTTGTCAGAAGCTAAATCATGGCAGTGACCACCAGTCACCAAGCAGCAGTAGTTACAATGGCCTGGTAGAGAGCTTTGAGCTGGGCTCTGGGGGTCATACTGATTTTCCCAAAGCCCAAGAACTGAGGGATGGTGAAAATGAAGAGGAGAGCACCAAAGACGAGCTGTCATCCCAGCTCACCGAGCACGAATACCTGCCCAGCAACTCGTCCACAGAGCATGACCGCCTGAGCACGGAAATGGCGAGCCAGGATGGGGAGGAGGGCGCCAGCGACAGCGCCGAGTTCCACTACACCCGGCCCATGTACAGCAAGCCCAGCATCATGGCTCACAAACGCTGGATCCACGTGAAGCCCGAGCGCTTAGAACAGGCTTGCGAGGGCATGGATGTGCACGCGGCCTACGACGAGCATCAGGTCACAGAGTCCATCAACACCGTGCAGACCGAGCACACGGTCCAGCCTTCAGGAGTGGAGGAGGACTTCCACATCGGGGAAAAGAAAGTGGAAACCGAGTTTGATGAACAGGCTGATGAAAGCAATTATGATGAGCAGGTGGATTTCTATGGCTCTTCCATGGAAGAGTTTTCCGGAGAGAGGTCAGATGGGAATCTCATTGGGCACAGACAGGAGGCTGCCCTCACAGCAGGCTACAGTGAGAATATTGAAATGGTAACAGGAATTAAAGAAGAAGCTTCCCACTTAGGATTCTCAGCCACTGACAAGCTGTATCCTTGTCAGTGTGGAAAGAGTTTCACTCACAAGAGTCAGAGAGATCGGCACATGAGCATGCACCTCGGTCTTCGGCCTTACGGCTGTGGTGTCTGTGGTAAGAAATTCAAAATGAAGCACCATCTCGTGGGCCACATGAAAATTCACACGGGCATAAAGCCCTATGAGTGTAATATCTGTGCAAAGAGGTTTATGTGGAGGGACAGTTTCCACCGGCATGTGACTTCTTGTACCAAGTCCTACGAAGCTGCAAAGGCTGAGCAGAATACAACTGAGGCTAACTAA